One part of the Vanessa cardui chromosome 2, ilVanCard2.1, whole genome shotgun sequence genome encodes these proteins:
- the LOC124537739 gene encoding decapping nuclease DXO homolog: MFQPELRVDKNIYQKSFPKFDKPKIIGYINIENVKYIRKICEEKVNFDLNLHIDKVKRKPVDLDVKLTELLKFLLEHEARLNLPLQNKLNDAQFFCYRGLMTCVACTPYENKDPWEIVAILYKGNIYLCARETPDKKKQKMSMSERDKQCTSWGFKFEQYMLSDTPDTLPNPDLPVDETEEFSLVMTTNLNDHKIVYGAEMDGIRCDKLPVSSLPDTNDPEAIIQYLSSQQFIELKTNRHIEYSRQEKSFKRFKTKKWWLQSFLVGVDTILCGSRNDNGIVEELKLYNIRDLPKMSKGYWDPNVCFNFLDTFFTFVKRCLAREIKRKYGEKFLNNIQDLPLLSLHFSWSPDGAVHVSDHYCHDDDPILHDWFLQNYGKLRNE, encoded by the exons aTGTTTCAACCTGAGCTCCGCgttgataaaaacatttaccAGAAGTCTTTTCCAAAATTTGACAAACCTAAAATcataggatatattaatattgaaaatgttaaatatatacgtAAGATTTGTGAAGAAAAAgtcaattttgatttaaatttgcaCATTGATAAAGTCAAACGAAAACCTGTAGACTTAGATGTTAAATTGACAGAATTACTTAAGTTTTTACTTGAGCATGAGGCGAGATTAAATTTAcctttacaaaataaactaaatgatGCTCAGTTCTTCTGTTATCGAGGACTGATGACATGCGTAGCATGTACTCCATATGAAAATAAAGACCCATGGGAAATTGTTGCTATATTGTATAAAggaaatatatatctatgtgcGAGGGAAACtcctgataaaaaaaaacaaaagatgtcGATGTCAGAAAGAGATAAGCAATGTACTTCTTGGGGTTTCAAGTTTGAACAGTATATGCTTTCTG ATACACCTGACACATTGCCAAATCCAGATTTACCAGTAGATGAGACTGAAGAGTTTTCATTAGTAATGACCACTAATTTAAATGACCATAAAATTGTCTATGGTGCAGAAATGGATGGTATAAGATGTGACAAACTACCAGTGTCTTCTCTACCTGATACAAATGATCCTGAAgcaattatacaatatttatcttcCCAGCAATTCATTGAACTTAAAACAAACAGGCATATTGAATATTCAAGACAAGAAAAATCTTTCAA gagatttaaaacaaaaaaatggtgGTTACAGTCATTTCTCGTTGGAGTAGACACAATACTTTGTGGATCAAGAAATGACAATGGAATTGTagaagaattaaaattatacaacataaGAGACTTGCCCAAAATGTCAAAG GGTTATTGGGATCCGAATGTTTGCTTTAATTTCTtagatacattttttacattcgTCAAAAGATGTTTAGCAAgagaaataaaacgaaaatatggagaaaagtttttaaataacatacaagATTTACCATTATTAAGCTTACATTTCAGCTGGTCTCCTGACGGTGCTGTCCACGTCTCAGATCATTATTGTCATGATGATGATCCTATATTACATGACtggtttttacaaaattatggaAAATTAAGAAATGAATAA